The Vidua macroura isolate BioBank_ID:100142 chromosome 2, ASM2450914v1, whole genome shotgun sequence DNA window TTAACCAAGAAACTGAGACAAGTAACCAAAATTGTCCCTTAAGTACAAACCTTCCTCCCCAGTTTTAAATACCTTTCTTTTCATTGTGTACAGAATCCCTAACTTCAATAGTATGATAATATGTTGATAGAGAAATGTGAGTTGGGAAGTTGATTAAGACAAAAAGTTTCAAGAAACTACTTACTTTGTTCTCAAGGCAAAGGGAAAGATTTTGGCCATCCATAACCAAAATTTTAAAGGTGCATAATTAGCTACTCATTAATGGGCAGTTTGATAAATTAATAGATATGCTTTGTCATAGAGGTGAACTGGAATTAAGAATCAAAGCAGCCACACTcctaaaatatctttatgtATATTCATTCTTGTCTGGAGAAACACAACAGTtcattcctctcttctccttcaTGTTACAAGTTCATCTTTCTTTTAgcccatgatttttttttttttattttagcacatatgtgtgtatatgcatatatacacatGTGTATATCTTCTAAATTGCACTGTTTTCACTTGCTATAAACCAGGCTTCAAAGTCACAGCTCTCCTTTTGTGCTCTGTGTTCAGAAACCTCCCATCGCTGCAAGTAAGGCTGCAAATCTGAGCTAGTGCAGCAACTCCCATTGCTTTGGTTTCACCCATTTTGAAACACATCCTGTGCCCTCCTTCTCTTGTGTGCTTCATGTCTGTTACCCACAGCactctcttctttctccctAGTATCCCTTTCCAGAGGATTCAGCAAAACCTGCACTGACTTTTTCTTCCAgtagcatttatttttcccttccctagCCTGTCTGCTAGATTTTTATTAGCTGCTAAATAAAGTTGCGAGTTGGTCAGGGCAAGGTCTGTCTTTACTTTCCATGGACCTTCAGTGTGTTCTGAGGTCAGAGCCTGCTATTCTGATTCTGGCATGTGCAGGGTGTAAGCTGAGAATGAGGAGTTCTTCAAGCTTGCGgaaattctctttccttttccaaatcTGGTGCTTTTGAGAGTGTCAGCAATGTTTGTTTGCTAAGAAACACTGCCAGCTCTTTCAGCCACCCTGGTGGGGCTGGCCTGGCTCCAAGCAGCCTGGATGACATCATGAGCTCTGGAGTGACTGGATTCAGCATCTTACCTCTATGGAAACAGTGTCTCACAATAAGAGAGACAATAAAcagacagcaggaagaaaataccTGGTgagaaaatagttttctcttCTTAAATCCTGCTCTTTGTTGTATTTCCACTATATGACCTAAACCTTTCAGtccttccccctctcctccaTTATTTGCAAAGGATCCAAGGTACCAACAGCAGTGCCAGATGCAGGATggtggaggcagagctggtgtCTGTACTGCAGTCACTACTACACAGATCTGAAATTCTTTGTGCTTCACAAGTGTTGTACATTATCTTTCATCCTTACTTTAAGCTGGCTCCTTCCAAATTCTATCTTTACCTCTAGTCAAAGCTCAGgaattcacaaaaaaaccctgattttCCATGTGCTGTTACAGGTCTGCATCCAAATGAAAAACTTGTAGATGAGTTGTAGGCTAATTTTTCAAATGTCTGGGTAACATGCTCTATGATTCAGCGCCAATAATCATTTTGGGGCATAtgtaatagaaatattttccttatttttacataaagaaccagatttttaaaattacacgTCTAAATTAATCCAGCACATCAGTGTGAAAACTCAGTTGAGGAACTGTTTCTCCAGGCACAGAGGATTTGTATCACAGAGCATTCACTAATTATTAACATTGTATAGATCTTGTACTTGATTCATAAATCTCTAAGCACAGGATAAGGCTATTCAGTTATTTTTAACAAGCAATGTACTATCATAGAAATCTTGTAAATCAATTAAAAGTTTGACGTAACCCTCCGTGTTTTATTTGCAGTTACAatacagagctgcaggagaaaataaaggcagaggaaaaggatTGCGTAAGGAATTATTTACAGCTTTATCACTTACAAGCTTTTTACCTAAATATAATAGTGGTTCTTGTAGCTACAACAGCAGTGCCTTGAGAAGGAATAATTAGCAAAGCTAGTAATCAGCAAATGAATAGGCTTGCATAAATACTAAGCCCACACTCTTTGCTTTTGCTCACAGAGTCTGGCATCCTTGAGTCTCAGTGGGCCTGACTATGAACCAGAGGAGGGGGAGGGCAGCAGGCCTGTGTGGTTGCTGGCTGATATTGGTTTTGGGAGGTCCTGTTCTCCCACATCAGCTCCTCTGGACTTCCAGAGAAACACCACCAGCTTATGGCAGCAGTGTTGGCCACACAACCACTGGGCACTGTTTAATTGTGCTCCATGTCACTAACAGAAGCAGCCACTATAAAATTTTATCTTGTCTTTGCATGAGACAGGTGTTCCATGGCTTATGAGACAGGAGCAGGAATTACTGACTCCGCAGGTGATCCAGAGACAGGCAAAGAAGTGGAAGATCTAACAAAAAGCTTGGAGGAACTCAGTGAGAGCTCTAAGGAGCAGAGtgaggaggtgctgctgctttcacaccTAGAACAGTATCATCATCTTGTCTCTATACTGAAGAAGAAAGTGGATGACACACATAAACACTGCAGAGACCTGGAGCAGCTCAACATGGAGCTggagagactgaggggagaggatgctgtgaaaattaaaaccCAGACCCAGCGTATTCAGTATTTGGAGGGGTGCTTCATGGATCAGTTCAAAAACCATGAAAAGATGATACAGTtcaaaaatgaacacaaaaacCAGCACATGCAGCTGTGGGAGGAGAGCAAGTGCCTACGGCAGGACAGGGAAGCACTCTTCAGCCAGGCTGTGAGGGAGAAGGAAGCTAAAGTGCTCTGGCTGGCAGCCCAGGCCAGGAAGCTCTCACAGCAGTTATCCTCCTTGCAGGAGAAATATGTTTATGAGAGTCACAGAGCCCAGGAGCgagagaaggagctgctggaagctcaGAGCCAACAAGCAGATGCCTATGCCCAGGAAGTGGCTTCactgaagaagcagctgcagctcctacAGGAGAGGCACCAACAAGCTGCTGCAAGGGCCAAGCTGGCAGAGACTCAGCAGAGGGCTCTAGGGCAGTGAGCTGCAGGCCAAGCTGGAAAGGGCACATGAAGAGAAAGAGCAACTACTGAACCTGGCCATGGAGAGGAGCAAAGCTCTGCAAGATAAGGAGTGGGAGATTcagaagctggaggagaagctAGAGACCATGGAGGAAGCCATGCAGAGAGCAGGAAGGTGCCTCAaaaaagaggcagcagcagtagATCTGAAGGTTCAAGAGTTCCAAGGACAGCTAGTATGCAGCAAGCAGGTGTACAATGAACTCCTGCTGCAGTTCGATACTTACAGAAAACACAGTATGGATTTGCTGACTAAAGAGAGAGCTCTGAATGTCACACTCCATCACTTTGTTGCATAACTGCagttttttctctgttctcttctCAACAGGTGCCTCTGTGGTAACGCACCCCTGAATTTTGTTCCTCTCCATGGGACCATCCTCTGGTTTCTTTATACCGTCCGCACCAGCTAAAACCCTCCTCCAGTGACAGTTCTGTAGCCTTTTTGTCATTATGCCTTTATGAAAGTAAATCACTACACTCTTAAATCTGTACATGGATCATTGAACAAGTCAAACCTGTCACATGAATTACGAGGgtggaaaacacaaaatatgaaTTTGATTTATTTAGTGCTAACCTTTGCTGAATCataggtggggtttttttggggtttttttttttttttttgggttttttttttttttttttttgttgaaaccACTTTATTATTCAAGATGACCAAAAGCTCTGAGgctccaagaaaaaaatcctaccttGCAATATCTCTGCAATTCTCTAAATTCAGGAATTTAACAGGTAATCCACATACAACAACTGATTCTCAAGCAAATTACTGTTTATAGTTTTCCAGTAGTCTTACCGATTTCTGCAGTCATTTAAACCCTATTTAATGCCAGAGTAGTATTTATATCCCCATTCAGCTCAGAATAAATTGTCAAGTCTTTTGGGTGATTTCAATCTGTTCTTTGGAACAGGACGATGTTCTAGATGTTCcaccagggtttttttttttccctgtttttagCTTTTTCCTGCAGATAAATATTAGTGATACTCTTCCATTTTGTGTACATCTGGCAGCTTTTGACaataagaaaaatctttcctgtCAGCAATGTGTGATCCAGAGACCTCCCACTCTCTCTTGCTGGTCTCCTAGGCAAGAAGGAAGTTTTTTGCTGCTGAATTTCACCTCCTGCTCTTTAAGTctccaaccaaaaaaacccccaaaacatccACCATGAGGGGCCAAACAGCATCCTCCACCTGGGCTGTAGGCAGTCACCTTCAAAGTACCTCAAGTTCTATCCCACATGCCTGGGGATAACTCTAGAATTTAGGAATCAGACTGAGTATTTCTTGGTCCTCGGTATCGATAAGCCACAGCATGGTATCAGAGTTGGTATCTATTGAGGTCATTTACAGAAATGACTGGAAGCAGCAGGTCTGGAGGCCACTGACCAGCTTGTCTCAAGGACTGGCTGAACCAGATGTGGTTTCTGGCTCAGGTTTCCCAGGTTCCCTCTGGTACATATTCCCAGATGTGGATgaccccatccctgggagcgtTCAATTTGAGGTTGATGGcactctgagcaacctgatatAGTGAAAGGTTTACCAGCTCAAGGCAGGGGAGGTGTAACTAGGTGATTTTtagggtccctttcaacccaaaccattctgtgattctgattcTACataagcagcagctgcttgcagcCTTTCTTCTGAACTTCTCTAGACTGCCCTTGAACCCACACAAAGCCAGGTGAGAAGTATTGCTCTACTACCTGCTGTGTCACGAACCACAGCATTTCTTCAGATCCTGGCTCCTACAAGTGTCATTCCACAGATGTTTTATGGACCACATTCTCCTACTTTTTAATCATACTTCCCTGCTCTGAGGTGCCCACCCCCACCACACATTTAGTTAatctcagtgctggcagctACAGTGTAAATGCCAACTGATTCACGTTACCCACTACACCCTCGGTCTGAGAGCTGGCTGCTCTGTTTGAATTAGTCCATAGGCAACGAGGAGTACCTGTATCCCTCTGGTCACTGCAAGAGACCCTGAAACCAGGTGCCTAAATACTCTAAATCTGGCCAGAGGACACCTGCTCTCTTGTGTGACAGAACAGCCCCAGAGgcctctgccccagccatgGGGTGTGGTGGGAAAGACCCCACATTCTGCCCTCTTCAGGAACATCCCCCTTCCCACCCTTTGGCAATGGTTATGTGTGAGAGACCTTTCCCCCTACTCCCTCACACGCAAATCCCTTGTCACTGCCCCCCATTCCCTCCTTCACAGCCTGTCACACACACCCCTCCTGCACACCCACATTTCCTACACACCTCTCATCGTTCAAACCACACACATCTCCCCTCACACCCCCAGTCTCCCATACCTGTCATCCTGCTGTccacaaaaatcacatttgttACCTGGTGTGCAACAAGCCAGTAATTACACATGTGagacattaatttatttcagagttGCAAAGCTTGGATGCTTGGTGGTATTCCACAAATCAAACACACTGATTATCAAAACTTTTtactatttatacattttagcaAACAAGGGAATTGGTGTTACAAGCTAAAAGTTACCTAGTTCTCTTATTAATTAGTAGTCTATCAGTTAATGATTCTCTCTTGCTAATTAGTTTGCATGCtcaatctttcttttttttggggtCGGTGGTCCGTGAGTTGGTGGTTGtgatctcctgctgctggaattaCCCAGTCGGAGCTGATTTAGCACAGTTGCTAAATTTGGTTTATTAGTTTATTCCTTATCGTGGGAGTTCTGCCAGATGTCCTTGTGTTCCgtaaattctgcattctttgCGTTCACTATCAGCAGTACATCCTTCTTCCCAAGCTTTGTTAAGCTCCCCCTAGGTCTGAGGTCATTGAAACAAACACGTTGAGCCCTAAACCTTAACAAGGCAATTCTAGTGACAATTAATTTGTCCTTCTAACAGCTGGAGAGCCCTTAGATCTCGTTGGCTGCTCTCTGTTTCACGGATCTCTCTCTTCTCGTTGTTTAGGCTTGAAAATATACAAAGATCAAATGTCAACATCCTGTCTCAAGGAAATTTTCACATGTTCCACATTTGGTAAGACTTCTTcccccccccattcccagaCGCTGCTTTTCCGCGCGCGGGCGCAGTCGCGAGGTGCTTCCACCGCCTTCCCCCCCCCGCCGCTTCCCGACAGGCCCCGCGGCGGGAGCGCCGGGCCGCAGCCTCGCGCCGCCCGCTGCCCTCAGGCTCCGTCCCGGCCCGCCGGGCCCTtctcccgccgctcccgccaTGCGCCACAGCCTCACGCAGCTGCTGGCGGCCTCGGCCGGCGGGGCCAGCCCCTCGGGCGCCGTCTGGCCGCTAACCGGAGCGGGACAGGCCCCGAGAGGGCGGGATGGCGGCGGGGAAGGGGACCCGGGGCCCGCGCGGCCCAAaccgcagccgccgccgcggcgGGAGCCCCCGGGCGCCTCGGAGCCGAGGCGGCAGGAGAAGGAGGCCGAGGCGCCCGGCGGCCCGCTGGAGGTGTGGGAGCAAGAGGACTGGTTCCCgggcctggagctgggagaccTGCTGGAGGCCGCCCGGCCGGACTGGGACCTAGACGCGGAGCTGAGCGACTGCTTTTGTGGGGACCCGGAGCCGCTGCCCGCGCCGGGCCAGGGCCCGCGGCCGGCGGCGCCCGGGCGgaggagcggcggggccgggagtCGGCTgaaggcggcggcggcggcgcggttGAACCGGCTGAAGAAGAAGCAGtatgtgctggggctggagagcCGCCTGCAGGGCCTGGCTGCCGAGAACCGGCAGCTGCGGGACCGCAACCGCGGCCTGAGCCGCCGCCTGCGAGAGCTGGAGCGGGAGAGCAGCTACCTGCGGGCTGTGCTGGCGAACCAGAGCgcgctggggcagctcctgagccGCCTGGCCGGGACCCGCGCCGgcgggctgcagctcagcaccagCCTCTTCAGGGACACGGGCAGCCCCCgccaccagcacctccagcccgCCGGCGAGAGCAGCGACCACGACTACgccctgcccagctcccggccccgcgggctggaggaggcggcggcggtgACTGAGACGGAGGAGGAGTGGGCGGCCCCCGGCGGGATCTGCCTGCACGTGGACCGGGATCAGGTGTCGGTGGAGTTCTGCTCCATCTGTGCTAGGCGGGCAGCGGCCTCCTTCAAAATGTAGGGTCAAGTACCTGCTGCAAGTACTCGTGGGGTTCTCACCCGTAAGGGCCTCGCGTCGCGGCGGAGGAAGCAGGCGATGGTGCGGAGGAAAAGAATCCATACAGTGGTGATGGGGTGGTATTGGGGGAGATGCAAAGGAGGGGAACCTGGCGCTTACTTAAGTGGCCAGGGTAACAAAAATTCTCTCGAACGGTACGTTGGGAGCCAGACGGTGGCCTTGGTTTAAGGTCCTGTAAATCTGGCGTGTGGACGGTAGTGGTGTGAGCCTGTTTGGCGATGGGAGTCGcgcagagctgtgtgcagcagTGCGACAGTGGTCGTGCAGACTGACGCGCGTGGTGCACACGCGGAGGTGCCGCCAGAGCCCGTTCGCAGCACTTGGGTGAAAAGATCATGCCGACTTGATGCATGAAGGTGTGCTCGGCTCCACTTCGCAGTAAAGATAATGCTGACTACCCGGTCTTGAGTCAGATAATGTCTAGCCTGCTTATCCTGAGGAGCCGAAAATGCTTGCttagaaaaccaaacaaaaactccaTTATGACATCGTCACTGGACAGACTTAAGAAAATAGTAATGATCGGCAAAAGAAAGCATGCATATAAAATTGTACTGCATCTCAGTTATACATTACTATTAAAACCTCTCTGACAGTTTCTCTTTTAGGTGGTTGCCCTGCCAGGCTCCGTTGTGTAGGGGTTAAAGAACAGTCGTTTTCCACCTCGCAACCTGGTAAGGATCAATATATTCCCATAATGTGGTATCAGACAGCTTGCTTTGCTTATCCCAGTCTCTTTTAATGACTGGTtcagaaaactatttttctggTCCTTGGCATACTCTGCCAAAATGTTTCTAGCTCTGGATGATAATTTATAGTAAAGGCTACAATCACATCATTCTCATTAGccattttcctattttcatttttgaaacaACTACATTGGCTACATAGTAGCCAATACAGAAGctacattttgaattttaagaaaCTGCTTATGcatttgaaatagaaatttcCTATTAAACCAAGTATCTGATGAgcggaaaaagaaaaatatgctaaTAAGGGGGATGTGACATTTATAGCCTTTTATTACAGGAGACTGTCCCAAAAGTCTAAGTAAATTgctttttgaatgaaaaaaagaaaaggaatttgtgACCTGTTGGTTTAAAATGCTGTCTAGTGTTAGTGATGCACGGTACTATTCAAAAGCCCTTCTCTAGCTTGCTCTAAATCATGATGCAGAGTTTT harbors:
- the CCDC89 gene encoding LOW QUALITY PROTEIN: coiled-coil domain-containing protein 89 (The sequence of the model RefSeq protein was modified relative to this genomic sequence to represent the inferred CDS: deleted 1 base in 1 codon) — encoded protein: MAYETGAGITDSAGDPETGKEVEDLTKSLEELSESSKEQSEEVLLLSHLEQYHHLVSILKKKVDDTHKHCRDLEQLNMELERLRGEDAVKIKTQTQRIQYLEGCFMDQFKNHEKMIQFKNEHKNQHMQLWEESKCLRQDREALFSQAVREKEAKVLWLAAQARKLSQQLSSLQEKYVYESHRAQEREKELLEAQSQQADAYAQEVASLKKQLQLLQERHQQAAARAKLAETQQRALGSELQAKLERAHEEKEQLLNLAMERSKALQDKEWEIQKLEEKLETMEEAMQRAGRCLKKEAAAVDLKVQEFQGQLVCSKQVYNELLLQFDTYRKHSMDLLTKERALNVTLHHFVA
- the CREBZF gene encoding CREB/ATF bZIP transcription factor isoform X1, producing MRHSLTQLLAASAGGASPSGAVWPLTGAGQAPRGRDGGGEGDPGPARPKPQPPPRREPPGASEPRRQEKEAEAPGGPLEVWEQEDWFPGLELGDLLEAARPDWDLDAELSDCFCGDPEPLPAPGQGPRPAAPGRRSGGAGSRLKAAAAARLNRLKKKQYVLGLESRLQGLAAENRQLRDRNRGLSRRLRELERESSYLRAVLANQSALGQLLSRLAGTRAGGLQLSTSLFRDTGSPRHQHLQPAGESSDHDYALPSSRPRGLEEAAAVTETEEEWAAPGGICLHVDRDQVSVEFCSICARRAAASFKIFSFRWLPCQAPLCRG
- the CREBZF gene encoding CREB/ATF bZIP transcription factor isoform X2, with amino-acid sequence MRHSLTQLLAASAGGASPSGAVWPLTGAGQAPRGRDGGGEGDPGPARPKPQPPPRREPPGASEPRRQEKEAEAPGGPLEVWEQEDWFPGLELGDLLEAARPDWDLDAELSDCFCGDPEPLPAPGQGPRPAAPGRRSGGAGSRLKAAAAARLNRLKKKQYVLGLESRLQGLAAENRQLRDRNRGLSRRLRELERESSYLRAVLANQSALGQLLSRLAGTRAGGLQLSTSLFRDTGSPRHQHLQPAGESSDHDYALPSSRPRGLEEAAAVTETEEEWAAPGGICLHVDRDQVSVEFCSICARRAAASFKM